Proteins encoded within one genomic window of Halococcus salifodinae DSM 8989:
- a CDS encoding DUF7576 family protein has product MIDPTSDVGETTAETAPTCATCGDSIVDTPDHRVVTRIEDDEVRTRHFCDEACLVVDD; this is encoded by the coding sequence ATGATCGACCCGACATCAGACGTCGGCGAAACCACCGCCGAAACCGCACCGACGTGTGCGACCTGCGGCGATTCGATCGTCGACACGCCCGACCACCGCGTAGTGACCCGAATCGAGGACGACGAAGTCCGAACGAGACATTTCTGTGACGAGGCGTGTCTCGTGGTCGACGACTGA
- a CDS encoding MFS transporter, giving the protein MDRHALQFYPLYLTRFAGGFGFVTLITLLPEYITLYDPSGLVVGLFTTAFTLAQTLAVVPLAWAGDRYDKRYVLLVGLAIGIAVYLGFTLVASSAGFVLARAAQGITVTATSLMGLALVGELATKKTRANHIGKANAARFAAGIAGSLGAGALYSAAGFGAVYAVVTGLLVVAGVGVVAFVSPDETRIEGFPFTDLALNRRLLTLSSFRAQYAVAVTLVPVSYTHLERAGXFRAQYAVAVTLVRTWVPIYAGVTAASGGLGMVSIAVGTVVAAEKFTNMLCQPFTGRLSDRFGRALFVFVGGGCYGLVALAVPFTPTIAAWLSLPASLPVLGATPPAFIPLVICNGLLGVADSIREPASMALFADEGTDDGGVASSFGIRELVWRPGSILAPLLGGVLMAQVGMASVFFVGGTVAFAGVATFLGVLSYSHGSGALTQW; this is encoded by the coding sequence GTGGATCGCCACGCCCTCCAGTTCTACCCGCTCTATCTCACCCGTTTCGCCGGTGGGTTCGGGTTCGTCACGCTCATCACGCTGTTGCCCGAGTACATCACCCTCTACGATCCGTCGGGGCTCGTCGTCGGACTCTTCACCACGGCGTTCACCCTCGCCCAGACCCTCGCGGTCGTCCCGCTCGCGTGGGCCGGCGATCGGTACGACAAACGGTACGTGCTCCTCGTCGGGCTCGCCATTGGGATCGCGGTGTATCTCGGCTTCACGCTCGTGGCGTCGAGCGCCGGGTTCGTCCTCGCGCGGGCGGCCCAGGGGATCACGGTCACCGCGACGAGCCTGATGGGGCTCGCCCTCGTCGGCGAGCTCGCGACCAAGAAGACTCGCGCGAACCACATCGGGAAGGCGAACGCCGCGCGCTTCGCCGCCGGGATCGCGGGCAGCCTCGGCGCGGGCGCGCTCTACTCCGCCGCCGGGTTCGGCGCGGTGTACGCCGTCGTCACCGGGCTGCTCGTCGTCGCGGGCGTGGGGGTAGTGGCGTTCGTCTCGCCCGACGAGACCCGCATTGAGGGATTCCCGTTCACCGATCTCGCGCTCAACCGTCGACTGTTGACGCTGTCGAGCTTTCGCGCCCAGTACGCGGTCGCGGTCACGCTCGTCCCTGTCTCTTATACACATCTTGAGCGGGCTGGCAANTTTCGCGCCCAGTACGCGGTCGCGGTCACGCTCGTCCGGACGTGGGTGCCGATCTACGCCGGCGTCACGGCCGCGAGCGGCGGTCTCGGGATGGTCTCGATCGCCGTCGGCACCGTGGTCGCGGCCGAGAAGTTCACCAACATGCTCTGTCAGCCGTTCACCGGCCGGCTCTCCGATCGGTTCGGTCGCGCGCTGTTCGTCTTCGTCGGCGGCGGGTGCTACGGCCTGGTCGCGCTCGCGGTGCCGTTCACGCCGACGATCGCCGCCTGGCTCTCGCTGCCCGCGTCGCTGCCGGTGCTCGGGGCGACCCCGCCAGCATTCATCCCGCTCGTGATCTGTAACGGGCTGCTCGGGGTCGCGGACAGCATCCGCGAGCCCGCGAGCATGGCGCTGTTCGCCGACGAGGGGACCGACGACGGTGGCGTAGCGAGCAGCTTTGGCATCCGCGAACTCGTCTGGCGGCCCGGCTCGATCCTCGCTCCGCTGCTCGGCGGAGTGCTGATGGCGCAGGTCGGGATGGCGTCGGTGTTCTTCGTCGGCGGGACGGTGGCGTTCGCCGGTGTCGCGACCTTCCTCGGCGTGCTCTCGTACTCGCACGGCTCCGGCGCGCTCACGCAGTGGTGA
- a CDS encoding DUF5684 domain-containing protein, with product MSSLANLSLVPLQNGGGGSVLGIVFSLVAIAFAVLTIAGMWRTFQKASRPGWAAIVPVYNFYVMVKIGGNAWWWLIVFLIPVVNIVAAIKIPIDVAKAFGQGIGFGLGLGFLSFIFFPLLGFGDYEYQGVPE from the coding sequence ATGTCATCACTCGCAAACTTATCACTCGTTCCGCTCCAGAACGGTGGCGGCGGTTCAGTGCTGGGAATCGTGTTTTCGCTCGTTGCCATAGCGTTCGCAGTCCTCACGATCGCTGGCATGTGGAGGACGTTCCAGAAGGCCAGTCGGCCGGGATGGGCAGCGATCGTTCCGGTATACAACTTCTATGTCATGGTCAAGATCGGTGGGAATGCGTGGTGGTGGCTCATTGTATTTCTCATCCCAGTTGTGAACATAGTTGCAGCAATCAAGATCCCGATCGATGTCGCAAAAGCCTTCGGTCAGGGTATCGGATTCGGCCTCGGGCTGGGGTTCCTCTCGTTCATATTTTTCCCGTTGCTCGGGTTCGGCGACTACGAGTATCAGGGCGTTCCCGAGTGA
- a CDS encoding HNH endonuclease, protein MSRNTGYDPTYDDYTSEEYPPDWDGRRKEVLARDGYTCRGCGVANTRVDDVYFDVDHVVPKSGGGGHELSNLQTLCPSCHAEKHSDNDDLASRARKWEQRNTRSLAVRLLRVVLVVPVLFGLLSGRSGDSRTIADDHGRELELTAVESVPDLPADRGVTVDVRVATLWDSSAESIQQVGLLAPADSTREDDVTLVKFVVWTGNALPQLRANESYRLVGALTDEYDGDVQLVLDGQSEIRPLA, encoded by the coding sequence ATGTCTCGAAACACGGGCTACGATCCCACATACGATGATTACACGTCCGAGGAGTATCCGCCGGACTGGGACGGTCGCCGAAAGGAGGTGCTGGCTCGCGATGGCTACACCTGCCGGGGCTGTGGCGTCGCGAACACACGCGTCGACGACGTCTATTTCGACGTCGATCACGTCGTTCCGAAGTCCGGTGGCGGCGGCCACGAACTCTCGAACCTCCAGACGCTGTGTCCGTCCTGTCACGCCGAGAAACACTCCGACAACGACGACCTCGCGAGCCGAGCCCGGAAATGGGAACAGCGGAACACGCGGTCGCTGGCGGTTCGGCTCCTGCGAGTCGTTCTCGTGGTGCCCGTTCTGTTCGGTCTTCTCTCGGGAAGATCTGGCGACTCGCGGACGATCGCCGACGATCACGGCCGCGAACTCGAACTCACGGCCGTCGAGTCCGTCCCGGACCTACCGGCCGATCGCGGCGTTACCGTCGATGTGCGGGTCGCAACGCTGTGGGATTCCTCCGCGGAATCGATCCAGCAGGTCGGTCTCCTCGCGCCGGCCGACAGCACCCGTGAGGACGACGTTACGCTCGTGAAGTTCGTCGTCTGGACGGGCAACGCGCTCCCCCAACTGCGGGCCAACGAGAGCTACCGGCTCGTCGGCGCGCTCACCGACGAGTACGACGGCGACGTCCAACTCGTGCTCGACGGCCAAAGCGAGATCCGGCCACTGGCCTGA
- the moaC gene encoding cyclic pyranopterin monophosphate synthase MoaC: protein MTSDDGDATGDDLTHTTDEGDVQMVDVGDKPDTARQARACGTIRLRESTVAAVRADEIGKGDVLATARIGAIQAVKHTWETIPLCHQIPITNVETDFDLGDEIVTLEVAVETTGKTGCEMEALQGVTTGLNTIWDMTKAAEKDEDGQYPETTIENVHVVTKRKQEL, encoded by the coding sequence ATGACGAGTGACGACGGCGATGCGACCGGCGACGACCTGACCCACACCACCGACGAGGGCGACGTGCAGATGGTCGACGTCGGCGACAAGCCCGACACCGCGCGCCAGGCGAGAGCGTGCGGGACGATCCGGTTGCGCGAGTCGACCGTCGCGGCGGTCCGTGCGGACGAGATCGGGAAGGGCGACGTGCTCGCCACCGCACGGATCGGCGCGATACAGGCGGTGAAACACACGTGGGAGACGATCCCGCTGTGTCACCAGATCCCGATCACGAACGTCGAGACCGACTTCGACCTCGGCGACGAGATCGTGACCCTCGAAGTCGCGGTCGAGACCACGGGGAAGACGGGGTGTGAGATGGAGGCGTTGCAGGGCGTGACCACCGGACTGAACACGATCTGGGACATGACGAAAGCCGCCGAGAAGGACGAGGACGGGCAGTATCCCGAGACCACGATCGAGAACGTGCACGTGGTGACGAAACGGAAGCAGGAACTGTGA
- the glmU gene encoding bifunctional sugar-1-phosphate nucleotidylyltransferase/acetyltransferase: protein MQTVLLAAGEGTRMRPLTAGLPKPMLPVADRPLCAHTADAAIEAGTDELILVVGYEADVVREHFGEEYRGVPVKYATQDEQLGTAHAVRTAREHLDGRFAVLYGDDLYDQASIEALFAAGPGITAYRAENPSNYGVLDTDGDRVTGVTEKPDDPDTNLVSAGACVLPSEAREWLDVEQSERGEYELTDVLDRVFAEYEVSYTELGRWMGVGRPWELLAANEWKLAELDGAIRGDVSDDADLRGPVVVEEGAAIEPGVVIEGPALIRSGAHVGPNAYVRGATLLCEDSEVGHAVEIKNSVIMRETNVPHLSYVGDSLLGRDVNFGAGTTVANLRHDDESVTQTVKGERVSTGRRKYGVVVGDGAKTGIETTLSPGVVLSPGARTEPNEWVSRDR, encoded by the coding sequence ATGCAGACCGTCCTTCTCGCCGCCGGTGAAGGCACCCGGATGCGCCCGCTGACCGCCGGGCTCCCGAAACCCATGCTTCCCGTCGCGGATCGCCCATTGTGTGCCCACACCGCCGACGCTGCGATCGAAGCCGGCACCGACGAACTGATCCTCGTCGTCGGCTACGAGGCCGACGTCGTCCGCGAGCACTTCGGCGAGGAGTACCGCGGCGTGCCGGTCAAGTACGCCACTCAGGACGAACAGTTGGGCACCGCCCACGCCGTCCGGACGGCGCGCGAACATCTCGACGGACGATTCGCGGTGCTCTACGGCGACGACCTCTACGACCAGGCGAGCATCGAGGCGCTGTTCGCCGCCGGCCCCGGTATCACCGCCTATCGCGCCGAGAACCCCTCGAACTATGGGGTGCTCGACACCGACGGCGACCGGGTGACTGGCGTCACCGAGAAACCCGACGACCCCGACACGAACCTCGTGAGCGCCGGAGCCTGTGTGCTCCCGAGCGAGGCCCGCGAGTGGCTCGACGTCGAACAGAGCGAGCGCGGCGAGTACGAACTCACCGACGTCCTCGATCGGGTGTTCGCCGAGTACGAGGTCTCGTACACCGAACTCGGTCGCTGGATGGGCGTCGGCCGGCCGTGGGAGCTCTTGGCGGCCAACGAGTGGAAGCTCGCCGAGCTCGATGGGGCGATCCGAGGCGACGTCAGCGACGATGCCGACCTCCGTGGCCCGGTCGTGGTCGAGGAGGGCGCGGCGATCGAGCCAGGCGTCGTGATCGAGGGTCCGGCTCTGATTCGGTCTGGCGCGCACGTCGGCCCGAACGCCTACGTTCGGGGCGCGACCCTGCTCTGTGAGGACAGCGAGGTCGGCCACGCCGTCGAGATCAAAAACAGCGTGATCATGCGCGAGACCAACGTTCCCCACCTGTCCTACGTTGGCGACAGCCTGCTCGGCCGCGACGTCAACTTCGGTGCGGGCACCACCGTCGCGAACCTCCGCCACGACGACGAATCGGTAACACAGACCGTGAAGGGCGAGCGCGTCTCGACGGGCCGTCGGAAGTATGGCGTGGTGGTCGGCGACGGCGCGAAGACCGGGATCGAGACCACACTTTCGCCTGGCGTGGTGCTCTCGCCCGGCGCGCGCACCGAGCCGAACGAGTGGGTCTCGCGCGATCGGTAA
- a CDS encoding CobW family GTP-binding protein, translating to MVHEPDAETLPVTVVSGPLGAGKTTLLNRVLDDPGSRDVAVIVNDMGEINVDAERLARSAKDVDDPGIVDLSNGCICCRLQDDLVTEATRLAETRSFDALVVESSGISEPIPVARTFLEGADDGEIDPTDHYHLDTMVSVLDSYGFWKEFDAGASLPDEAEPDADRPLADVLIQAIEFCDVLLCNKSDMVPDEQLQEIEATIRTLQSRAEIVRTTYADIDPSKVLDTGRFDFAAATRSAGWKRALADENGDDDHDGDGHSDHDHTAADDRSAAAEHGVTSFVYTRERPFHPERLDAWLDTWTGNVIRAKGVFQLAGREAVMGLDQAGPAVQAGPIGEWDAEDDRRTRLVFIGSDLDEQSLTATLDDCLVSESELDSQDAFDDPFPS from the coding sequence ATGGTACACGAACCGGACGCCGAAACGCTGCCGGTCACCGTCGTGAGTGGACCCCTCGGTGCGGGCAAAACGACGCTTCTCAACCGCGTGCTCGACGATCCCGGCAGTCGCGACGTCGCCGTGATCGTCAACGACATGGGCGAGATCAACGTCGACGCCGAGCGCCTCGCCCGCTCGGCCAAAGATGTCGACGACCCAGGGATCGTCGACCTCTCGAACGGCTGTATCTGCTGTCGGCTCCAGGATGACCTCGTGACCGAGGCCACCCGCCTCGCCGAAACCCGATCGTTCGACGCCCTCGTGGTCGAATCGTCGGGTATCAGCGAACCGATCCCGGTCGCGCGAACGTTTCTGGAGGGAGCCGACGACGGGGAGATCGACCCGACCGATCACTACCACCTCGATACGATGGTGTCAGTCCTCGATTCCTACGGGTTCTGGAAGGAGTTCGACGCGGGGGCGTCGCTGCCCGACGAGGCCGAACCCGACGCCGATCGCCCGCTCGCGGACGTGCTGATCCAGGCGATCGAGTTCTGTGACGTCCTGCTGTGCAACAAGTCCGATATGGTGCCCGACGAACAGTTACAGGAGATCGAGGCGACAATCCGGACGCTCCAATCTCGCGCCGAGATCGTCCGCACCACGTACGCCGACATCGACCCCTCCAAGGTGCTCGACACCGGACGGTTCGACTTCGCGGCAGCCACGCGCTCGGCCGGCTGGAAGCGCGCACTCGCCGATGAGAACGGTGACGACGACCACGACGGTGATGGCCACAGCGACCATGACCACACCGCCGCCGATGATCGGTCGGCGGCCGCTGAACACGGGGTCACCTCCTTCGTGTACACCCGCGAGCGGCCGTTCCACCCCGAACGACTCGACGCCTGGCTCGACACGTGGACCGGGAACGTGATCCGGGCGAAAGGGGTGTTCCAACTCGCCGGCCGCGAGGCCGTGATGGGGCTCGACCAGGCCGGACCAGCAGTCCAGGCCGGGCCGATCGGCGAGTGGGACGCCGAGGACGACCGACGGACTCGGCTCGTGTTCATCGGCAGCGATCTCGACGAGCAGTCGCTCACCGCTACACTCGACGACTGTCTGGTGAGCGAAAGCGAACTCGACAGTCAGGACGCGTTCGACGATCCGTTTCCGTCGTGA
- a CDS encoding NAD(P)H-dependent flavin oxidoreductase encodes MTLRTPLCDVLGIEYPIVQAPIGSATCPALAAAVANAGGLGTLAVTWRDGADARSAIRETRELTDAPIGVNVVLDERAKSVATETHIDACLAEDIDVVSFSFGEAAPHVDRVHDAGAVVIETVGSAAEAREAAEAGVDVVVAQGWEAGGHIQSEVATMALVPRVADAVSVPVIAAGGIADGRGIAAALALGADGVWLGTRFLATREANVHDTYRERVAEIDETDTQYTDLFDKGWPGMAHRVVRNGTIERWEDADRPASGRRPGETDVVAEGEGGEQIERYDEALATPDVTGDIEAMALFTGQSAGLTDMTRPAGDIVAELATEASTRIEKLAERLDT; translated from the coding sequence GTGACCCTCCGAACTCCACTCTGTGACGTTCTCGGGATCGAGTACCCGATCGTCCAGGCCCCGATCGGGAGCGCGACCTGCCCCGCACTCGCCGCCGCGGTCGCGAACGCCGGCGGGCTCGGCACCCTCGCGGTCACGTGGCGCGACGGGGCCGACGCTCGATCCGCGATCCGGGAGACGCGGGAGTTGACCGACGCGCCGATCGGGGTCAACGTCGTCCTCGACGAACGCGCGAAATCGGTCGCCACCGAAACCCACATCGACGCCTGCCTCGCCGAAGACATCGACGTGGTTTCGTTCTCGTTCGGCGAGGCGGCACCGCACGTCGACCGGGTCCACGACGCGGGTGCCGTCGTGATCGAGACCGTCGGCAGCGCAGCCGAGGCTCGGGAAGCCGCCGAGGCGGGCGTCGATGTCGTCGTGGCGCAGGGCTGGGAGGCCGGCGGCCACATCCAGAGCGAGGTGGCCACGATGGCGCTGGTCCCGCGCGTGGCCGACGCAGTATCGGTCCCGGTGATCGCCGCGGGCGGCATCGCCGACGGTCGCGGTATTGCGGCGGCGCTCGCACTCGGTGCCGACGGCGTCTGGCTCGGCACGCGCTTTCTCGCCACTCGGGAGGCGAACGTCCACGACACGTACCGGGAACGGGTCGCCGAAATCGACGAGACCGATACCCAGTACACCGATCTATTCGACAAGGGGTGGCCAGGGATGGCCCACCGCGTCGTGCGGAACGGAACGATCGAGCGCTGGGAGGACGCCGATCGCCCCGCATCCGGGCGGCGGCCCGGCGAGACCGATGTCGTCGCCGAGGGAGAGGGTGGCGAGCAGATCGAGCGTTACGACGAGGCGCTCGCCACGCCCGACGTGACCGGCGATATCGAGGCGATGGCGCTGTTCACCGGGCAGAGTGCCGGCCTGACGGATATGACTCGGCCAGCGGGAGACATCGTCGCAGAGCTCGCTACCGAAGCGTCGACGAGGATTGAAAAACTTGCCGAACGTCTCGATACGTGA
- a CDS encoding GlcG/HbpS family heme-binding protein, which produces MVGTIELDTATELIEAAEAKADEIGVPSVIAVTNAEGNLIAQHRMDGAWLPSVNISRNKAYTAAGLEMPTHELAEASEPGESLYGLQTTDEGRIVIFGGGFPLERDGEIVGAIGSSGGEVDEDMTVARAGIDRFEELIE; this is translated from the coding sequence ATGGTCGGCACGATCGAACTCGATACGGCGACGGAACTGATCGAAGCAGCCGAAGCGAAAGCCGACGAGATCGGGGTGCCGTCGGTGATCGCCGTCACAAACGCCGAAGGGAATCTCATCGCCCAGCACCGGATGGACGGTGCGTGGCTGCCGAGCGTGAACATCTCCAGAAACAAGGCGTACACCGCTGCCGGACTGGAGATGCCGACGCACGAACTCGCCGAGGCGAGCGAACCCGGCGAATCGCTCTACGGACTTCAGACCACGGACGAGGGGCGGATCGTGATCTTCGGCGGCGGGTTCCCGCTCGAACGCGACGGCGAGATCGTCGGGGCGATCGGCTCCAGCGGCGGGGAAGTCGACGAGGACATGACGGTCGCACGCGCCGGCATCGATCGATTCGAGGAGCTCATCGAGTAG
- a CDS encoding NAD(P)H-hydrate dehydratase, translating to SGAVAADQVVTFHDAKPGLGERDATVRVADIGIPAAAERFVGPGDLRTKARDPHAEKGDSGRVLVIGGGPYTGAPALAAEASLRAGADLAFVSVPQQVFEPIAGYAEDLIVQPYDAEQLSPDQAEGLVETATDHDDVVVLGPGLGTADTTLEAVEQFLQKFDGRAVVDADALSVVPGIDTDATLVCTPNRHELAEMGGPDVDDLRSATDEIESFAADLGHVVLAKAKDDVITDGETTRICRAGTPGMTVGGTGDVLAGITAAFLATHDPFDAACMAPYANGRAAERLGRGDGLLASELLDAVPNAIRGDDDE from the coding sequence CGAGCGGCGCGGTCGCGGCCGATCAGGTCGTGACGTTTCACGACGCGAAACCCGGACTCGGTGAGCGCGACGCCACGGTACGCGTGGCGGACATCGGCATCCCGGCGGCTGCCGAGCGGTTCGTCGGCCCTGGGGATCTCCGGACGAAAGCCCGTGATCCCCACGCCGAAAAAGGCGATTCGGGACGAGTGCTCGTGATCGGCGGCGGTCCCTACACTGGCGCACCCGCGCTCGCGGCCGAGGCGTCACTGCGTGCGGGCGCGGACCTCGCGTTCGTCTCGGTCCCACAGCAGGTCTTCGAGCCGATCGCGGGCTACGCCGAGGATCTCATCGTCCAGCCCTACGACGCCGAGCAGCTCTCACCCGACCAGGCCGAGGGCCTCGTCGAGACCGCGACCGACCACGACGACGTGGTGGTGCTCGGCCCGGGGCTCGGCACCGCCGACACGACGCTCGAAGCCGTCGAGCAGTTCCTCCAGAAGTTCGACGGTCGGGCAGTGGTCGACGCCGACGCGCTCTCAGTGGTGCCCGGGATCGACACCGACGCCACGCTGGTCTGCACTCCCAATCGCCACGAACTTGCCGAAATGGGCGGACCGGACGTCGACGACCTCCGGAGCGCGACCGACGAAATCGAGTCGTTCGCCGCGGATCTCGGTCACGTCGTGCTGGCGAAGGCAAAGGACGACGTGATCACCGACGGCGAGACCACCCGGATCTGTCGCGCCGGCACGCCGGGCATGACCGTCGGCGGGACCGGCGACGTGCTCGCGGGGATCACGGCGGCCTTCCTCGCCACCCACGACCCGTTCGATGCGGCCTGCATGGCCCCCTACGCCAACGGCCGGGCGGCCGAACGCCTCGGGCGCGGCGACGGGCTGCTCGCCTCCGAACTGCTCGACGCGGTGCCGAACGCGATCCGGGGCGACGATGACGAGTGA
- a CDS encoding glutathione-independent formaldehyde dehydrogenase, whose amino-acid sequence MEAVVFQGEHDVAIEEVDEPAIEHPNDVLIDITTTCICGSDLHMYEGRTAAEPGIVFGHENMGIVTEVGEGVSDLEEGDRVVAPFNVACGFCENCENGYTGFCTNVNPGFAGGAYGYVAMGPYKGGQAEKLRIPYADFNALQLPEGDEHEDSFSLLADIFPTGWHGTELANLQPGESIAVYGAGPVGLMAAYSAKLKGASKIYTVDRVPSRLDLAEEYCDATPINFEESDPVEQIKSDHGGGVDRGVDAVGYQAIDPDKQADDDYDPARENPAIVLNNLIRTVKPTGELGIPGLYVPDDPGAPDEMAAEGRLGIDFGLLFEKGQRLGTGQCNVKEYNRQLRDMIIEGRADPSFVVSHRVGLDEAPEMYQRFDDREEGVTKVLLEP is encoded by the coding sequence ATGGAAGCCGTCGTGTTTCAGGGCGAGCACGACGTAGCGATCGAAGAAGTCGACGAACCGGCGATCGAACACCCGAACGACGTGCTGATCGACATCACGACGACGTGTATCTGTGGATCGGATCTCCACATGTACGAGGGCCGGACCGCCGCGGAACCGGGAATCGTTTTCGGCCACGAGAACATGGGAATCGTGACCGAGGTCGGCGAGGGAGTCAGTGATCTCGAAGAGGGCGACCGCGTCGTCGCGCCGTTCAACGTCGCCTGCGGGTTCTGTGAGAACTGTGAGAACGGCTACACCGGGTTCTGTACGAACGTGAATCCGGGGTTCGCCGGCGGTGCGTACGGCTACGTCGCGATGGGACCGTACAAGGGCGGACAGGCCGAAAAGCTCCGCATCCCGTATGCGGACTTCAACGCGCTCCAGCTCCCCGAGGGAGACGAACACGAGGACTCGTTCTCGCTGCTCGCGGACATCTTCCCGACCGGCTGGCACGGCACCGAGCTCGCGAACCTCCAGCCGGGCGAGTCGATCGCCGTGTACGGAGCGGGTCCCGTCGGGCTGATGGCCGCCTACAGCGCCAAGCTCAAGGGGGCCTCCAAGATCTACACTGTCGATCGCGTGCCGAGCCGGCTCGATCTCGCCGAGGAGTACTGTGACGCGACGCCGATCAACTTCGAGGAGAGCGATCCGGTCGAACAGATCAAAAGCGACCACGGTGGGGGCGTCGATCGTGGCGTCGACGCCGTCGGCTACCAGGCGATCGATCCGGACAAGCAGGCCGACGACGACTACGATCCCGCCCGGGAGAACCCGGCGATCGTTCTCAACAACCTCATCCGGACGGTGAAGCCGACGGGCGAACTCGGCATTCCCGGTCTGTACGTGCCCGACGACCCCGGCGCGCCCGACGAGATGGCCGCCGAGGGTCGGCTTGGGATCGACTTCGGACTGCTCTTCGAGAAGGGTCAGCGACTCGGCACCGGTCAGTGCAACGTCAAGGAGTACAACAGACAGCTCCGCGATATGATCATCGAGGGGCGTGCCGATCCGAGCTTCGTCGTCTCCCACCGCGTGGGACTCGATGAGGCTCCCGAGATGTACCAGCGCTTCGACGACCGTGAGGAGGGCGTCACCAAGGTCCTGCTCGAACCGTAG